A DNA window from Shewanella baltica contains the following coding sequences:
- a CDS encoding curli production assembly/transport protein CsgE → MKQLKQRLLICVLCPFLLLASPITLADNDIEISGLVIDRTLTRFGKDFGFYYSSYWRELPFTQGFNVTLYETVFPQAGTVLTLEVNGTRIYTTHFGRRANPVKESAEQAILITIDYLAQVRANAITGDFSGTSDDF, encoded by the coding sequence GTGAAACAGTTAAAACAGCGTCTGCTGATCTGCGTTTTATGTCCATTCCTGCTGCTGGCTTCCCCTATCACTCTTGCCGACAACGACATTGAAATTAGTGGTTTAGTGATAGATAGAACCTTGACTCGGTTTGGTAAGGATTTTGGCTTCTACTACTCAAGCTATTGGCGCGAGCTGCCCTTTACTCAAGGCTTTAACGTGACGCTGTACGAGACTGTGTTTCCGCAGGCCGGAACCGTTTTAACCTTAGAAGTAAACGGGACACGGATTTACACCACCCATTTTGGTCGTCGTGCAAATCCGGTTAAAGAGAGTGCAGAGCAGGCGATTTTGATCACGATTGATTATTTAGCGCAAGTCAGAGCCAATGCAATAACAGGTGATTTTTCAGGAACATCGGACGACTTTTAG
- a CDS encoding curli assembly protein CsgF has product MTYRTLLALVTLCVASSGQATELIYTPVNPSFGGNPQNGAFLLNKAQAQNDNKSNSTEKDFVTRFKESLERNIINSITRGVADGEITDGVYDTGDFRIEVASTGNGVMLTITNTETGEITVIEMPTFGGIN; this is encoded by the coding sequence ATGACATACAGGACGTTACTTGCCCTTGTCACGCTATGTGTGGCAAGCAGTGGCCAAGCCACTGAATTGATTTACACGCCAGTGAATCCCAGTTTTGGCGGCAATCCACAAAATGGGGCTTTTCTATTAAATAAAGCCCAAGCGCAGAATGACAATAAATCCAACTCGACCGAGAAGGACTTTGTTACCCGTTTTAAAGAATCCCTAGAGCGTAACATCATCAACTCGATCACCCGCGGTGTCGCTGATGGCGAAATCACCGATGGCGTTTACGATACTGGCGATTTTCGTATTGAAGTGGCATCGACAGGAAATGGCGTGATGTTGACCATCACGAATACTGAAACCGGTGAAATCACAGTGATTGAAATGCCGACGTTTGGAGGTATCAACTAA